One Chthoniobacterales bacterium genomic region harbors:
- a CDS encoding aminodeoxychorismate/anthranilate synthase component II, whose translation MNKILLIDNYDSFTYNLVQYFGVLGCEVVVKRNDEIAAAEAKALAPDRICISPGPGRPGDAGISNEIIRELGPTIPVLGVCLGHQCIAAVFGGEVVSAPRLMHGKTSPVQHNSAGLFAELPNPFDATRYHSLIVRRETLPAALEVTAETAEGEVMGLRHRDYPIHGVQFHPESVMTGEGMKLLRNFLSL comes from the coding sequence ATGAATAAGATCCTGCTCATCGACAATTACGATTCGTTTACCTACAACCTCGTCCAGTATTTCGGCGTCCTGGGTTGCGAGGTCGTGGTGAAGCGGAACGACGAGATCGCCGCCGCCGAGGCCAAAGCGCTTGCGCCCGATCGCATCTGTATTTCACCCGGACCCGGAAGGCCCGGAGATGCAGGCATCAGCAACGAGATCATCCGGGAGCTCGGCCCAACGATTCCGGTCCTGGGCGTTTGTCTCGGCCATCAATGCATCGCCGCGGTTTTCGGAGGCGAAGTCGTTTCGGCGCCGCGGCTGATGCATGGCAAGACGTCGCCGGTTCAGCATAACAGCGCCGGCCTTTTCGCAGAGCTTCCGAATCCTTTCGACGCGACGCGTTACCATTCGCTGATCGTGCGTCGGGAAACGTTACCCGCGGCCCTCGAAGTCACGGCCGAAACCGCGGAAGGCGAAGTGATGGGGTTGCGCCATCGCGATTACCCGATCCACGGCGTCCAATTTCATCCCGAGTCCGTGATGACCGGTGAGGGAATGAAGCTGCTGCGAAATTTTCTCTCGTTGTAA
- a CDS encoding glycosyltransferase family 2 protein → MLLSIVIPCHNEAAVLPETHRRLAEVAERLKSRVDCEFIFVDDGSRDETARVLHELAMADSRLRGLRLSRNFGQQIATTAGLENAAGDAVVVMDADLQDPPELIETMLDRWQEGYHVAYAKRTERTGETAFKILSAKIFYRLVQRISRVSIPSDTGDFRLMDRRVVDAFLRMPEQDRFLRGMVSWVGYRQVAVPYKREVRFAGKTSYPLLKMIRFAIDGIVSFSFAPLRLAVWMGFIAIGVALLGILYAVLLRFFADPSQWVRGWASIFVAILFMGGVQLISLGIIGEYVGRVYGEVKQRPLYLVWERFGFPENAPANLDPTRQAASEDENPIRTSSVSDQPSNSRTLSPV, encoded by the coding sequence ATGCTACTTTCGATCGTTATCCCGTGTCATAACGAAGCGGCCGTTCTGCCCGAGACGCATCGCCGGCTCGCCGAGGTAGCCGAGCGCCTCAAGAGCAGGGTCGATTGCGAATTCATCTTTGTGGACGACGGCAGCCGGGACGAAACCGCCCGCGTCCTCCATGAGCTGGCCATGGCCGACTCCCGTCTGCGTGGTTTGCGTCTCTCGCGCAATTTCGGCCAGCAAATTGCCACCACCGCCGGGCTCGAAAACGCCGCCGGCGACGCCGTGGTGGTGATGGATGCCGACTTGCAGGACCCGCCGGAATTGATCGAGACAATGCTCGACCGCTGGCAGGAAGGTTATCACGTCGCTTATGCGAAACGGACCGAGCGAACCGGTGAGACGGCGTTCAAGATTTTGAGCGCCAAAATCTTTTACCGGCTGGTCCAGCGCATCTCGCGCGTTTCCATTCCGAGCGACACCGGCGACTTCCGTCTCATGGACCGCCGGGTGGTGGACGCCTTTCTGCGAATGCCGGAACAGGACCGTTTTCTCCGGGGAATGGTGAGCTGGGTCGGCTATCGGCAGGTCGCCGTTCCTTACAAACGAGAAGTCCGTTTTGCCGGCAAGACCAGCTATCCCCTTTTGAAAATGATTCGCTTTGCGATCGACGGAATCGTTTCCTTTTCCTTTGCGCCGCTCCGCCTCGCGGTCTGGATGGGATTTATTGCGATCGGCGTCGCGCTCCTTGGAATTCTCTACGCCGTTCTTTTGCGATTTTTCGCCGATCCCTCGCAGTGGGTTCGCGGCTGGGCCTCCATTTTTGTCGCCATTCTTTTCATGGGCGGCGTGCAATTGATTTCGCTCGGCATTATCGGCGAATACGTGGGCCGGGTTTATGGCGAAGTGAAACAGCGGCCGCTTTATCTCGTCTGGGAGCGATTTGGTTTTCCAGAGAACGCTCCCGCAAACCTGGACCCCACCCGGCAGGCTGCCTCTGAAGATGAGAATCCCATCCGAACGAGTAGCGTGTCGGATCAACCCTCGAATTCCCGAACGCTTTCTCCGGTTTGA
- the trpE gene encoding anthranilate synthase component I: protein MDDLTIVPSRERFAEMAKRGNVIPVFVDFVADGETPASAYQKLDDGGHSFLFESAEQTEQSGRYSFLGFDPRLIVRGENGRDPLAALEKVMSDFRFVPSPDLPRFAGGAVGYLGYDAARYFEKSLPEPPEDDLQLPEMIFMIMGLLVVFDHRYRRVKIVANAFLDDHPDSFTAWRSAENKIRNALAKLSGAARLPLIDAQKTVSPKVVRSNLTQVEFEAAVLEAKEHIRAGDAFQIVLSQRFETDFTGDPLKLYRCLRLVNPSPYMFCLRFGDSFSLVGSSPELHVRVTDDLAEVRPIAGTRPRGETPEEDEENASELLADPKERAEHVMLIDLARNDLGRVAEIGSVRVTEQMVIERYSHVMHIGSHVVARLRKGQTAFDVMRATFPAGTVSGAPKIRAMQIISELENRKRGCYAGAVGYFGFDGALDCCIALRSIVLKEGRAYLQAGAGIVADSDPASEYQETVNKARAMVDAISRASDE from the coding sequence ATGGATGACCTCACCATTGTCCCCTCTCGCGAACGCTTCGCCGAGATGGCGAAACGCGGGAACGTCATCCCGGTTTTTGTCGATTTTGTGGCCGACGGCGAGACGCCTGCCTCCGCCTATCAAAAACTGGACGACGGCGGGCACTCATTCCTGTTCGAATCGGCGGAACAAACGGAGCAGTCCGGACGCTATTCGTTCCTCGGCTTCGATCCGCGGTTGATTGTGCGGGGCGAAAATGGCCGGGACCCGCTCGCGGCCCTGGAAAAGGTCATGTCGGATTTTCGTTTCGTGCCATCGCCTGATCTGCCGCGGTTCGCCGGCGGCGCGGTCGGTTACCTCGGTTACGACGCCGCGCGTTATTTTGAAAAATCGCTGCCGGAGCCACCGGAAGATGACCTGCAATTGCCGGAGATGATTTTCATGATCATGGGGCTGCTCGTCGTCTTCGATCATCGCTATCGCCGGGTGAAAATCGTAGCGAACGCGTTCCTCGACGATCATCCGGACTCATTCACCGCCTGGCGAAGCGCCGAGAACAAGATCCGAAACGCGCTGGCGAAATTGTCGGGAGCGGCGCGCCTCCCCTTAATCGATGCCCAAAAAACCGTTTCGCCGAAAGTGGTGCGCAGCAACCTGACGCAGGTGGAGTTCGAGGCCGCGGTCCTCGAAGCGAAGGAACACATCCGCGCCGGAGACGCGTTTCAGATCGTTCTTTCCCAGCGTTTCGAGACCGATTTCACCGGCGACCCCCTCAAGCTCTATCGCTGCCTGCGGCTGGTGAATCCGTCGCCCTACATGTTTTGTCTCCGCTTCGGCGATTCTTTCTCGCTGGTCGGCAGCTCGCCCGAACTCCATGTCCGGGTCACGGATGACCTCGCCGAAGTCCGGCCCATTGCCGGCACGCGCCCGCGCGGTGAAACGCCGGAAGAAGACGAAGAGAATGCCTCCGAGTTGCTGGCCGATCCCAAGGAACGCGCGGAGCACGTGATGCTAATCGACCTGGCGCGGAATGACCTGGGTCGTGTCGCCGAGATCGGCAGTGTCCGCGTGACCGAGCAGATGGTCATCGAGCGCTACAGCCACGTGATGCATATTGGGTCGCACGTGGTGGCGCGGTTGCGAAAAGGCCAGACGGCGTTCGATGTCATGCGCGCCACTTTTCCCGCCGGCACTGTCTCCGGAGCCCCGAAGATTCGCGCGATGCAAATCATCAGCGAGCTCGAAAACCGGAAGCGCGGTTGTTACGCCGGAGCGGTCGGTTATTTCGGATTCGACGGGGCGCTCGATTGTTGCATAGCGCTCCGCTCCATCGTGCTGAAGGAGGGACGCGCTTACCTCCAGGCCGGCGCCGGGATTGTGGCCGATTCCGATCCGGCGAGCGAATACCAGGAGACCGTCAACAAAGCGAGGGCCATGGTCGATGCGATCAGCCGGGCGAGCGATGAATAA